Proteins co-encoded in one Setaria viridis chromosome 9, Setaria_viridis_v4.0, whole genome shotgun sequence genomic window:
- the LOC117839270 gene encoding peroxygenase isoform X1, translating to MTLQLVSSLPARCSRLAVPHLRRSCKLSPRVSMSSSSFSSSPDDQSQETEAPHAPVTRERRLNPDLQQQLPKPYLARALEAVDPSHPQGTKGRDSRGLSVLQQHAAFFDRNGDGIIYPWETFQGLRAIGCGLPVSVVGSLLINLVLSYPTQPGWLPSPLLSIHIKNIHKGKHGSDSEAYDTEGRFDPSKFDAIFSKYGRTHPNALTKDELNSMLEGNRNMYDFLGWAAAAGEWLLLYSVAKDKDGLLQREAVRGAFDGSLFERLQDNKKSS from the exons ATGACTCTGCAACTCGTGTCGAGCCTGCCCGCACGGTGCTCCCGTCTCGCCGTTCCCCACCTCCGAAG GTCCTGCAAGTTGAGCCCGCGAGTGAgcatgtcgtcgtcgtcgttctcGTCGTCGCCGGACGACCAGTCCCAGGAGACGGAGGCGCCCCACGCGCCCGTCACCCGGGAGCGGAGGCTCAACCCcgacctgcagcagcagctccccAAGCCAT ATCTCGCGCGGGCTCTCGAGGCGGTGGACCCGAGCCACCCGCAGGGGACCAAGGGGCGCGACTCCCGCGGCCTTAGCGTGCTTCAGCAGCACGCGGCCTTCTTCGACCGCAATGGCGACGGCATCATCTACCCCTGGGAGACGTTTCAAG GCCTCCGAGCAATAGGTTGTGGACTCCCTGTATCAGTCGTGGGCTCTCTACTGATCAACCTCGTCCTGAGTTATCCCACTCAGCCG GGATGGTTACCGTCACCTTTGCTctccatccatataaagaacATCCACAAGGGTAAGCACGGGAGCGATTCTGAAGCCTATGATACTGAAGGGAG GTTTGATCCATCAAAGTTCGATGCTATATTTAGCAAGTATGGTCGAACTCATCCGAATGCTTTGACAAAAGACGAGCTGAACTCAATGCTTGAGGGAAACCGCAATATGTATGATTTCCTTGGCTG ggccgccgccgccggtgaatGGCTGTTACTCTACAGCGTGGCAAAGGATAAGGATGGCCTGCTGCAGCGAGAGGCTGTCCGGGGCGCCTTCGATGGAAGCCTATTTGAGCGACTGCAAGACAACAAGAAATCCTCCTGA
- the LOC117839270 gene encoding peroxygenase isoform X3, translated as MTLQLVSSLPARCSRLAVPHLRRSCKLSPRVSMSSSSFSSSPDDQSQETEAPHAPVTRERRLNPDLQQQLPKPCLRAIGCGLPVSVVGSLLINLVLSYPTQPGWLPSPLLSIHIKNIHKGKHGSDSEAYDTEGRFDPSKFDAIFSKYGRTHPNALTKDELNSMLEGNRNMYDFLGWAAAAGEWLLLYSVAKDKDGLLQREAVRGAFDGSLFERLQDNKKSS; from the exons ATGACTCTGCAACTCGTGTCGAGCCTGCCCGCACGGTGCTCCCGTCTCGCCGTTCCCCACCTCCGAAG GTCCTGCAAGTTGAGCCCGCGAGTGAgcatgtcgtcgtcgtcgttctcGTCGTCGCCGGACGACCAGTCCCAGGAGACGGAGGCGCCCCACGCGCCCGTCACCCGGGAGCGGAGGCTCAACCCcgacctgcagcagcagctccccAAGCCAT GCCTCCGAGCAATAGGTTGTGGACTCCCTGTATCAGTCGTGGGCTCTCTACTGATCAACCTCGTCCTGAGTTATCCCACTCAGCCG GGATGGTTACCGTCACCTTTGCTctccatccatataaagaacATCCACAAGGGTAAGCACGGGAGCGATTCTGAAGCCTATGATACTGAAGGGAG GTTTGATCCATCAAAGTTCGATGCTATATTTAGCAAGTATGGTCGAACTCATCCGAATGCTTTGACAAAAGACGAGCTGAACTCAATGCTTGAGGGAAACCGCAATATGTATGATTTCCTTGGCTG ggccgccgccgccggtgaatGGCTGTTACTCTACAGCGTGGCAAAGGATAAGGATGGCCTGCTGCAGCGAGAGGCTGTCCGGGGCGCCTTCGATGGAAGCCTATTTGAGCGACTGCAAGACAACAAGAAATCCTCCTGA
- the LOC117839270 gene encoding peroxygenase isoform X2 yields the protein MSSSSFSSSPDDQSQETEAPHAPVTRERRLNPDLQQQLPKPYLARALEAVDPSHPQGTKGRDSRGLSVLQQHAAFFDRNGDGIIYPWETFQGLRAIGCGLPVSVVGSLLINLVLSYPTQPGWLPSPLLSIHIKNIHKGKHGSDSEAYDTEGRFDPSKFDAIFSKYGRTHPNALTKDELNSMLEGNRNMYDFLGWAAAAGEWLLLYSVAKDKDGLLQREAVRGAFDGSLFERLQDNKKSS from the exons atgtcgtcgtcgtcgttctcGTCGTCGCCGGACGACCAGTCCCAGGAGACGGAGGCGCCCCACGCGCCCGTCACCCGGGAGCGGAGGCTCAACCCcgacctgcagcagcagctccccAAGCCAT ATCTCGCGCGGGCTCTCGAGGCGGTGGACCCGAGCCACCCGCAGGGGACCAAGGGGCGCGACTCCCGCGGCCTTAGCGTGCTTCAGCAGCACGCGGCCTTCTTCGACCGCAATGGCGACGGCATCATCTACCCCTGGGAGACGTTTCAAG GCCTCCGAGCAATAGGTTGTGGACTCCCTGTATCAGTCGTGGGCTCTCTACTGATCAACCTCGTCCTGAGTTATCCCACTCAGCCG GGATGGTTACCGTCACCTTTGCTctccatccatataaagaacATCCACAAGGGTAAGCACGGGAGCGATTCTGAAGCCTATGATACTGAAGGGAG GTTTGATCCATCAAAGTTCGATGCTATATTTAGCAAGTATGGTCGAACTCATCCGAATGCTTTGACAAAAGACGAGCTGAACTCAATGCTTGAGGGAAACCGCAATATGTATGATTTCCTTGGCTG ggccgccgccgccggtgaatGGCTGTTACTCTACAGCGTGGCAAAGGATAAGGATGGCCTGCTGCAGCGAGAGGCTGTCCGGGGCGCCTTCGATGGAAGCCTATTTGAGCGACTGCAAGACAACAAGAAATCCTCCTGA